One Rosa chinensis cultivar Old Blush chromosome 5, RchiOBHm-V2, whole genome shotgun sequence genomic region harbors:
- the LOC112165672 gene encoding cytochrome P450 CYP82D47 yields the protein MDFLIPNLTSPITVGLLAIITVSYCLISRSWRASKGKTAPEAKGAWPLFGHLPLLGRSAKPLHTALGAMADKYGPLFTVRLGVHQSLVVSSSEMAKECFTINDMCLSSRPKMAVADHIGYNYAMFGFAPYGPYWREMRKITTLELLSIRRLELLKHIRVSEVTTFLKEMYKTWSSRANVNKGPDSDQVLVELKQWFGDLSLNVILRMVAGKRYSVAINEEEKNEARQVQKAVKEFFDFIGLFLVGDVIPYLQWLDLGGHVKAMKKTGKKLDAIVGKWVEEHKQKRALEGNAAHNCKGEQDFIDTMISILEGADLGGFDADTVNKATTLNMIAGGSDTTMVTLTWAIALLLNNRDKLKRAQDELDTEIGRERFVSESDMSKLVYIQAIVKETLRLYPAAPLSAPHEFNKDCTIGGYFVPKGTRLITNLWKIQTDPKMWPDDPLGFKPERFLTTHKDVDVKGQHFELIPFGSGRRACPGLAFGIQMVQFTLASFLHAFQVSNLPDNAPIDMTESLGITNVKATPLEVLIKPRLSHKLYE from the exons ATGGATTTTCTCATTCCCAATCTCACGAGCCCTATCACGGTTGGATTGCTTGCAATAATAACCGTTTCCTATTGTTTAATCTCAAGGAGTTGGAGAGCTTCCAAGGGCAAAACAGCTCCTGAAGCCAAGGGTGCATGGCCTCTATTTGGTCACCTTCCCTTGTTAGGACGGTCGGCCAAGCCTCTTCACACGGCCTTAGGAGCCATGGCTGACAAGTACGGACCCCTTTTCACTGTCCGGCTTGGGGTGCATCAATCGTTGGTGGTGAGTAGTAGTGAGATGGCTAAGGAGTGCTTTACGATCAACGACATGTGCTTGTCCTCCCGCCCGAAAATGGCAGTTGCAGATCACATTGGCTATAACTATGCAATGTTTGGGTTTGCACCTTACGGACCATACTGGCGTGAAATGCGTAAGATTACCACTTTAGAGTTGCTCTCCATCCGCCGGCTCGAGCTGCTCAAACACATTCGAGTCTCAGAGGTGACCACCTTTTTGAAAGAAATGTACAAAACTTGGAGTAGCAGAGCAAATGTAAACAAGGGCCCGGACAGTGATCAAGTGTTGGTGGAGTTAAAACAATGGTTCGGGGACCTCTCTCTAAACGTGATTCTCAGGATGGTAGCTGGAAAGCGTTACTCTGTTGCTATCaacgaagaagagaagaacgAAGCACGTCAAGTTCAGAAGGCAGTGAAGGAGTTCTTTGACTTTATTGGGTTGTTTTTGGTGGGCGATGTGATTCCTTATCTTCAGTGGTTAGATTTAGGTGGACATGTGAAAGCCATGAAGAAAACGGGAAAAAAATTGGACGCCATTGTTGGAAAATGGGTGGAAGAGCATAAGCAAAAGAGAGCACTAGAAGGCAATGCGGCTCATAATTGTAAAGGGGAGCAAGACTTCATAGACACCATGATATCAATACTTGAGGGTGCGGACCTTGGCGGTTTTGATGCAGATACCGTCAACAAAGCCACAACCTTG AATATGATTGCAGGAGGTAGCGATACCACCATGGTAACTTTAACATGGGCAATAGCATTACTGTTAAACAACCGTGACAAGTTGAAAAGAGCCCAAGATGAACTAGACACTGAGATTGGAAGAGAGAGATTTGTAAGTGAGTCGGATATGAGCAAGCTGGTCTATATCCAAGCCATAGTGAAAGAGACGCTTCGGTTATACCCTGCAGCACCATTATCAGCACCACATGAATTCAACAAGGACTGCACCATAGGTGGCTACTTTGTCCCAAAGGGTACACGGTTGATCACAAACCTATGGAAGATCCAAACCGATCCAAAAATGTGGCCTGATGACCCGTTAGGTTTCAAGCCGGAGAGATTTCTAACCACCCATAAGGATGTTGATGTTAAGGGTCAACACTTTGAGTTAATTCCATTTGGAAGTGGAAGAAGAGCATGCCCTGGACTAGCTTTCGGCATTCAAATGGTGCAATTTACATTGGCCAGCTTCCTACATGCATTCCAAGTTTCAAATCTTCCTGATAATGCACCAATTGATATGACTGAGAGTCTtgggatcactaacgttaaggCTACTCCACTTGAAGTTCTCATCAAACCTCGTTTGTCTCATAAACTTTATGAATGA